A window of the Streptomyces sp. NBC_01351 genome harbors these coding sequences:
- a CDS encoding glycosyltransferase has protein sequence MSTVSVVIPCYKYGHFLADCVKSVLDEQEGVDVRVLIIDDASPDDSADVARALAAKDPRIEVRVHERNRGHIATYNEGLLEWADGDYVALLSADDRLVPGALVRAAALLDAHPEAGFAYGRPLRFRHGGPLPAARTRSTGSVVYPGHWWLERRFREGTGCITSPEVVVRTSLQRKVGGYDPELPHAGDIEMWMRLAAHADVGYVSGADQAFYRVHGNNMSTTDFGGQLDDLRQRLVAFDSVLEKCGGLLPGADLLSLAARTRLARYALRRAYRAYDRGRTEVVPVDELVAFAAECLPGGYTALGEYRALLRRRRIGARVMPYLQPLVLSAVADRGREWLWWRSWKRRGI, from the coding sequence GTGAGCACGGTCAGCGTGGTGATCCCCTGCTACAAGTACGGCCATTTCCTGGCCGACTGCGTCAAGAGCGTCCTGGACGAACAGGAGGGCGTCGACGTCCGGGTGCTGATCATCGACGACGCCTCGCCCGACGACTCCGCGGACGTGGCGCGTGCCCTGGCGGCGAAGGACCCGCGGATCGAGGTACGGGTCCACGAGCGCAACCGGGGTCACATCGCCACCTACAACGAGGGCCTGCTGGAGTGGGCCGACGGGGACTACGTCGCGCTGCTCTCGGCGGACGACCGGCTGGTCCCCGGGGCGCTGGTGCGCGCCGCCGCCCTGCTCGACGCGCATCCGGAGGCGGGCTTCGCCTACGGCAGGCCGCTGCGCTTCCGGCACGGCGGGCCGCTGCCCGCCGCCCGTACCCGGTCCACAGGGTCGGTGGTCTACCCCGGCCACTGGTGGCTGGAGCGCCGGTTCCGGGAGGGCACCGGGTGCATCACCTCGCCCGAGGTGGTGGTGCGCACGAGCCTCCAGCGCAAGGTCGGGGGCTACGACCCGGAGCTCCCGCACGCCGGTGACATCGAGATGTGGATGCGGCTCGCGGCGCACGCCGACGTGGGCTACGTCAGCGGGGCCGACCAGGCCTTCTACCGGGTCCACGGCAACAACATGTCCACCACCGACTTCGGCGGGCAGCTCGACGACCTGCGCCAGCGCCTCGTCGCCTTCGACTCGGTGCTGGAGAAGTGCGGCGGCCTGCTCCCGGGGGCCGACCTGCTGTCGCTCGCGGCGCGCACCCGGCTCGCCCGGTACGCGCTGCGCCGGGCCTACCGCGCCTACGACCGCGGCCGGACCGAGGTCGTTCCGGTCGACGAGCTCGTGGCGTTCGCCGCCGAGTGCCTGCCCGGCGGCTACACCGCGCTCGGCGAGTACCGGGCGCTGCTCAGGCGTCGGCGGATCGGGGCGCGCGTGATGCCGTACCTCCAGCCGCTGGTGCTGTCGGCGGTCGCCGACCGGGGCCGCGAGTGGCTGTGGTGGCGGTCGTGGAAGCGCCGAGGGATCTGA
- a CDS encoding glycosyltransferase family 2 protein produces MRRVARAPWTLLKTSFGWLVLFEARNKVLLAPTAVRLRRIEDAETRRLAVALPSPPSALVATVIATHRRPEALRAAVRSALDQTARDQVVIVVDDGAGLPELPDDPRLFAVSLAHNTGVAGVVRNVGIRLTRSRYVAFLDDDNLWEPDHLARALAVLESPAGPDGVYTALRRVLPDGTEKDVLSVPYDRRRAAREAFLDTNAFVARRNRSLHFSRLRRTPEVLPREDWELIRRYGRRYQVLHVPHPTVRYLMNPASFYTQWRQPS; encoded by the coding sequence GTGCGCCGTGTCGCGCGGGCACCCTGGACGCTGCTCAAGACGTCGTTCGGCTGGCTGGTGCTCTTCGAGGCCAGGAACAAGGTCCTGCTGGCCCCCACCGCGGTGCGGCTGCGCCGGATCGAGGACGCCGAGACCCGACGGCTGGCCGTCGCCCTGCCCTCGCCGCCCTCGGCGCTGGTCGCCACGGTGATCGCGACCCACAGGCGCCCCGAGGCCCTGCGCGCCGCGGTCCGCTCGGCCCTGGACCAGACCGCTCGCGACCAGGTCGTCATCGTGGTCGACGACGGTGCCGGACTGCCCGAACTCCCCGACGATCCACGACTGTTCGCCGTATCGCTGGCACACAACACCGGCGTGGCGGGCGTCGTGCGCAACGTGGGCATCCGCCTCACCCGCTCGCGGTACGTGGCCTTCCTGGACGACGACAACCTGTGGGAGCCCGACCACCTGGCGCGGGCGCTTGCGGTCCTGGAGTCCCCGGCCGGACCCGACGGCGTCTACACGGCACTGCGCCGCGTCCTGCCCGACGGCACCGAGAAGGACGTCCTTTCGGTGCCCTACGACCGGCGCCGCGCCGCCCGCGAGGCCTTCCTGGACACCAACGCCTTCGTCGCCCGCCGCAATCGCTCCCTGCACTTCAGCCGCCTGCGCCGGACACCGGAAGTGCTGCCCCGCGAGGACTGGGAGCTGATCCGCCGCTACGGCCGTCGGTACCAGGTGCTCCACGTCCCGCACCCCACCGTCCGCTACCTCATGAACCCGGCCAGCTTCTACACGCAATGGAGACAGCCCAGTTGA
- a CDS encoding glycosyltransferase family 2 protein, which produces MRSDSPASRRPATPPAQSTAAGPVAVVVVTWNSAAVLPEFLTALPEGMAGLDWRLVVADNDSADDTVELLRSLAPDATVVHTGRNAGYAAGVNAALAAAADWQGGFRAALVCNPDIRMRRGCAKLLVDGLGAPAADGDRVGISVPLLYEEDGSTLVHSLRRESSVTRALGEAVIGNRRAGRFPHLSELVTDPAAYERPTYADWATGALMALSADCLAACGPWDESFFLYSEETEYCLRARDRGYRTRLEPAAEAVHLGGDSRVSPRLWTLLTLNRVRLYGHRHGALATAAFRAAVLLRETSRAALGRPASRAAAAALARPGALRATPGP; this is translated from the coding sequence ATGCGGTCCGACAGTCCGGCCTCCCGTCGTCCGGCAACCCCACCAGCCCAATCAACCGCAGCCGGTCCGGTAGCCGTTGTCGTCGTCACCTGGAACAGTGCCGCGGTGCTTCCGGAGTTCCTCACCGCCCTGCCGGAGGGCATGGCCGGGCTCGACTGGCGGCTCGTCGTCGCCGACAACGACTCGGCCGACGACACCGTGGAGCTGCTCCGTTCCCTGGCCCCGGACGCGACGGTCGTCCACACCGGCCGCAACGCCGGGTACGCGGCCGGGGTGAACGCCGCCCTCGCGGCCGCCGCGGACTGGCAGGGCGGCTTCCGGGCGGCCCTCGTCTGCAACCCGGACATCCGGATGCGGCGGGGCTGCGCCAAGCTGCTCGTGGACGGGCTCGGCGCGCCCGCGGCGGACGGCGACCGCGTCGGGATCAGCGTGCCGCTGCTGTACGAGGAGGACGGCAGCACCCTCGTGCACTCGCTCCGCCGGGAGTCGAGCGTGACCCGCGCCCTCGGCGAGGCCGTCATCGGCAACCGCCGGGCCGGGCGCTTCCCCCACCTGAGCGAACTGGTCACCGACCCCGCCGCGTACGAGCGGCCCACGTACGCGGACTGGGCGACCGGAGCCCTGATGGCCCTCTCCGCGGACTGCCTGGCCGCCTGCGGCCCGTGGGACGAGTCCTTCTTCCTCTACTCCGAGGAGACCGAATACTGCCTGCGCGCGCGGGACCGCGGCTACCGCACCCGACTCGAACCGGCCGCCGAAGCCGTACACCTCGGCGGCGACTCCCGGGTCTCGCCCCGGCTCTGGACCCTGCTCACCCTCAACCGCGTCCGTCTGTACGGGCACCGGCACGGCGCCCTCGCCACGGCCGCCTTCCGTGCCGCCGTCCTGCTCCGGGAGACCTCGCGAGCCGCGCTCGGCCGCCCGGCCAGCCGGGCGGCCGCGGCCGCACTCGCCCGGCCGGGCGCCCTGCGTGCCACGCCTGGGCCCTGA
- a CDS encoding class I SAM-dependent methyltransferase: protein MPRSRALRNKFVDAPGSLGERMRVARWERFRRCFPGIENMSVVDLGGTAEMWLRAPVRAKHVHLINLEEHPAELPDWITAEVADVTDPEVAAELSSQGGYDLVFSNSTIEHVGGHSQRRLFVGAVESLAPLHWIQTPYRYFPVEPHFVAPGFQFLPLAARARLVRRWPLVHSRPDSPESAMNAVINIELLTRTEMRYLFPGSALLSERLLGAPKSLIAVRTEPAC from the coding sequence GTGCCCCGATCCCGCGCCCTCAGGAACAAGTTCGTCGACGCGCCCGGCTCGCTGGGTGAACGCATGCGCGTGGCCCGCTGGGAGCGGTTCCGGCGCTGCTTCCCCGGCATCGAGAACATGAGCGTCGTGGACCTGGGCGGAACGGCCGAGATGTGGCTGCGCGCACCGGTGCGCGCCAAGCACGTCCACCTGATCAATCTGGAGGAACACCCCGCCGAACTGCCCGACTGGATCACCGCGGAGGTAGCCGACGTCACCGACCCGGAGGTCGCCGCCGAACTGAGCAGCCAGGGTGGCTACGACCTGGTGTTCTCCAACTCGACCATCGAGCACGTGGGCGGCCACAGCCAGCGCCGGCTGTTCGTCGGCGCCGTCGAGTCACTGGCCCCGCTGCACTGGATCCAGACGCCGTACCGCTATTTCCCCGTCGAGCCGCACTTCGTGGCGCCCGGCTTCCAGTTCCTGCCACTGGCCGCCAGGGCCCGGCTGGTACGGCGCTGGCCGCTCGTCCACAGCCGCCCCGACAGCCCGGAGTCGGCGATGAACGCAGTGATCAACATCGAGCTGCTGACCCGTACCGAAATGCGTTACCTGTTCCCCGGATCGGCCCTCCTCAGCGAGCGGCTGCTCGGTGCCCCGAAGTCGCTCATAGCCGTGAGGACGGAGCCTGCATGCTGA
- a CDS encoding O-antigen ligase family protein codes for MTIGEILAVLRRRWYVMVPLTLIGLLAAGHLYRSVPVAYQSQSSVALIDSKAVAELAPAFGNPISNAGGSLVVTADVLIRTLSGTDAARDLHGLGVTDPYTVSFAANASGPMLTLTVTGTDREKVLRETNILTGFAGEQLGALQAAAKVEPAFFVQTTPVVLPQTPQPQLKSRYQQVLGVIILCTTAGFTLSFVTETLVVALRRRRANGASAKVRGRQPRRRARGRRLDAVTLLSGYLALAFFIPSNLTLPGMGGVGTPANVFALLGLFWYLAAWLTGRIRPARGTRLPRVMMWLLAVSVLASYVANATRGASRKELLGADRGLIGLLVWVSLVVLVSAAVSNRARLDVLLRRAVVMAAVVAAIGYYDFFTATNIADRISIPGLQSGAAQITAMDRGAFTRPRSTTAHPLEFGGMLALLVPFAVQQAFDPVRAHLSRWRRWLPVVLMGGALPLTVSRTSIIGALIVAVVLVPRWKPQRRWTAIGVLLGSVACFKVIIPGLIGTITTLFASFLSNSDSSTQARTVKYGAIAPYLEGRPLFGRGLGTFIPELYFFTDNQYMLTLAEMGLLGLIALLALFLTGIHQGGAIRRLARDESDRELGQAFFASALVALVSSATFDALSFPMFAGMFFLTIAAGGSYLGFIRRTAPKPLTLESSCGPTVRPPVVRQPHQPNQPQPVR; via the coding sequence GTGACCATCGGTGAAATACTCGCGGTGCTGCGGCGCCGCTGGTACGTGATGGTGCCGCTGACGCTGATCGGTCTGCTCGCGGCCGGCCACCTGTACCGGTCGGTGCCGGTGGCCTACCAGTCGCAGAGCTCGGTGGCGCTGATCGATTCCAAGGCGGTGGCCGAGCTGGCCCCCGCGTTCGGCAATCCCATCTCCAATGCCGGCGGTTCACTGGTCGTGACCGCGGACGTGCTGATCAGGACCCTGTCGGGGACGGACGCGGCGCGGGACCTGCACGGCCTCGGAGTGACGGACCCGTACACGGTCTCCTTCGCCGCGAACGCCTCGGGCCCGATGCTCACGCTGACCGTGACGGGTACCGACCGGGAGAAGGTGCTGCGGGAGACCAACATCCTCACCGGTTTCGCCGGGGAGCAGCTGGGCGCGCTCCAGGCGGCGGCCAAGGTCGAGCCCGCGTTCTTCGTGCAGACCACGCCCGTGGTGCTGCCGCAGACCCCGCAGCCCCAGCTCAAGAGCCGCTACCAGCAGGTGCTCGGCGTCATCATCCTCTGCACGACGGCCGGGTTCACGCTGTCGTTCGTGACCGAGACCCTGGTGGTGGCGCTGCGCCGCAGGCGTGCGAACGGGGCCTCGGCCAAGGTGCGCGGACGGCAGCCGCGCAGACGGGCCCGCGGCCGCCGGCTGGACGCGGTCACGCTGCTCAGCGGCTACCTGGCGCTGGCCTTCTTCATCCCCTCGAACCTGACGCTGCCGGGGATGGGCGGTGTCGGTACGCCGGCCAACGTGTTCGCGCTGCTGGGCCTGTTCTGGTACCTGGCGGCGTGGCTCACCGGCCGGATCCGGCCCGCCCGGGGCACCCGGCTGCCCCGGGTGATGATGTGGCTGCTGGCCGTATCGGTGCTGGCCTCGTACGTGGCGAACGCGACGCGGGGCGCCTCCCGCAAGGAGCTCCTCGGGGCGGACCGCGGACTGATCGGGCTGCTGGTGTGGGTGTCCCTGGTGGTGCTGGTCTCCGCCGCGGTCTCGAACCGGGCCCGGCTCGACGTGCTGCTGCGCAGGGCCGTGGTGATGGCGGCGGTGGTCGCCGCCATCGGCTATTACGACTTCTTCACCGCCACGAACATCGCCGACCGCATCAGCATCCCCGGTCTCCAGTCGGGCGCCGCGCAGATCACCGCCATGGACCGCGGCGCCTTCACCCGCCCGCGCTCCACCACGGCGCATCCCCTGGAGTTCGGCGGGATGCTCGCCCTGCTGGTGCCCTTCGCCGTGCAGCAGGCCTTCGATCCGGTACGGGCGCACCTGAGCCGGTGGCGCCGCTGGCTGCCGGTGGTGCTGATGGGCGGCGCGCTGCCGCTGACGGTGTCGCGTACGTCGATCATCGGGGCCCTCATCGTGGCCGTGGTGTTGGTGCCGCGGTGGAAGCCGCAGCGGCGGTGGACCGCGATCGGCGTGCTGCTGGGTTCGGTGGCCTGCTTCAAGGTGATCATCCCCGGGCTGATCGGGACCATCACCACGCTGTTCGCCTCCTTCCTGAGCAATTCCGACAGCAGCACGCAGGCCCGTACGGTCAAGTACGGCGCGATCGCCCCCTACCTGGAGGGGCGGCCCCTGTTCGGGCGGGGCCTGGGGACCTTCATCCCCGAGCTGTACTTCTTCACCGACAACCAGTACATGCTGACGCTGGCGGAGATGGGCCTGCTCGGGCTGATCGCCCTCCTGGCCCTCTTCCTGACCGGGATCCACCAGGGCGGCGCCATCCGCCGCCTGGCCCGCGACGAATCCGACCGGGAGCTGGGGCAGGCGTTCTTCGCCTCCGCCCTCGTCGCCCTGGTCAGCAGCGCCACCTTCGACGCCCTCAGCTTCCCGATGTTCGCCGGGATGTTCTTCCTGACGATCGCCGCCGGCGGCAGCTACCTCGGCTTCATCCGGCGCACGGCGCCGAAGCCCCTCACCCTGGAGTCCTCATGCGGTCCGACAGTCCGGCCTCCCGTCGTCCGGCAACCCCACCAGCCCAATCAACCGCAGCCGGTCCGGTAG
- a CDS encoding class I SAM-dependent methyltransferase — protein MLNNLINRHDADRLLRKVRRLELDPVLAKLRVRGGARVVQHWSRVDPSLTEWWAIPGVVKRWNLLMTGDADTSYPEYVAAKHFAPRTDLRGLSLGCGTGGNELLWAKTGAFGLLEGVDVAQQRIDFATRAAAEHGLADVLRFRVTDVNRMAGDGERFDVLLGLQSLHHFDDLDETLPRLSRLIEPGGTFVVDEFVGPTRFQWTDGQLDAANALLAEIPEERRRLADGRIKRRVVRPSRLSMVLDDPSEAVDAAALLPGLRRHFEVVEERPYGGTVLHIAFSGIAHNFRDQEPETLALLERCFAAEDAALPEVGHDFVAMVCRPRGEPHNLG, from the coding sequence ATGCTGAACAACCTGATCAACCGACACGACGCCGACCGGCTGCTGCGCAAGGTGCGACGGCTGGAACTGGACCCGGTGCTGGCCAAGCTGCGGGTGCGCGGCGGCGCGCGGGTGGTCCAGCACTGGTCCCGGGTCGACCCGTCGCTGACCGAGTGGTGGGCGATCCCGGGGGTCGTCAAGCGGTGGAACCTGCTGATGACCGGCGACGCGGACACGTCCTATCCCGAGTACGTGGCCGCCAAGCACTTCGCGCCGCGCACGGATCTGCGCGGCCTTTCGCTGGGGTGCGGCACCGGCGGGAACGAACTGCTCTGGGCGAAGACCGGCGCGTTCGGTCTCCTGGAGGGCGTGGACGTGGCGCAGCAGCGCATCGACTTCGCCACCCGGGCCGCCGCAGAGCACGGACTCGCCGACGTCCTGCGCTTCCGGGTCACCGACGTCAACCGGATGGCCGGCGACGGCGAACGCTTCGACGTGCTGCTGGGCCTGCAGTCGCTGCACCATTTCGACGACCTCGACGAGACCCTGCCGCGGCTGTCCCGGCTGATCGAGCCCGGCGGGACCTTCGTGGTGGACGAGTTCGTCGGCCCCACCAGGTTCCAGTGGACCGACGGCCAACTGGACGCGGCGAACGCGCTGCTGGCCGAGATCCCCGAGGAGCGGCGGCGCCTGGCCGACGGCCGGATCAAGCGCCGCGTCGTACGGCCCAGCAGGCTGTCGATGGTGCTGGACGACCCCTCGGAGGCCGTCGACGCGGCGGCGCTGCTGCCGGGCCTGCGACGCCATTTCGAGGTGGTCGAGGAACGGCCGTACGGGGGCACGGTGCTGCACATCGCGTTCTCCGGGATCGCGCACAACTTCCGTGACCAGGAGCCGGAGACGCTGGCGCTGCTGGAGCGGTGCTTCGCCGCCGAGGACGCGGCGCTCCCGGAGGTGGGGCACGACTTCGTCGCCATGGTCTGCCGCCCGCGCGGCGAACCACACAACCTGGGTTAG
- a CDS encoding DUF4082 domain-containing protein, which produces MNRRRRLLRYGLFTVVAALMATVLPPAAVASAVDPCGPGTNAIVCENSKPGTPMSDWFAPSAYGDIKGFPAQTSVQAGETVQFKIQSPTPYRVSVYRLGHYGGDGARLMSTAAQASQTYPANFAQGGNPAGCTTKASTGLVDCGNWPVTATWTVPANAVSGLYIVNFDQADGNGVMPYPFVVRNDSSHSDIVVQTSDQTWQAYNNYGGQDLYDGAGPAPDGRAYEVSYNRPMDIGGENGIYGSEYQMVAWLERNGYDVSYVSGIDMSNRGATELRNHKVFMSSGHDEYWTQDQFTNALNARRAGVNQTYFAGNEVFWKTRLAPSIDGTNTADRTLVCYKETKLSFPQPNGVPDPSGIWTGTFMDPASGTNGRTFQPQNQLTGSLFSVNGYRADAITVPGSFAKMRLWRNTTVASLTPSQTATFPVGTLGYEWDSDVEDGYRPPGQIRMSSTTVDINDGKLRLDYGNNYGNGTATHSLLAFRDQTSGALVFGAGTVQWSWGLTNMPTGNPDDAVVTADKRMQQATVNVFADMGVQPKSLQSDLAAATASTDTVGPAVTVTSPAANATVPALRPVTITGTASDTGGGVVARVEVSTDGGTTWKATTGLGSWSYTWTPTAPGAAQIKVRAVDDSVNIGATTTVAVTVGPQQCPCTVWPAATVPGTVNGGDGGAVELGVKIRSSVPGSITGVRFYKSPANTGTHTGSLWSSSGQRLATGTFTNETASGWQQLNFSSPVPIKPNTTYIASYFAPHGGYSYDPTFASAEAGLAPLTALKNGTDGGNGVYRYSGTGGFPNNASSGSNYWVDAVLDTATASTTPPTVTATSPQSAATGTAITAAVTATFSGAVDADTLVFTLKDSGGNSVPGTKVLGASNSATFTPAGELALSTTYTASVQASDLWGNAMAAPVTWNFTTSTTPPTVNCPCTLWSGTTTPSTANVSDDTNSVELGTRFQSAVNGYITGVTFYKGPGNTGTHTGSLWAANGTLLATGTFGSETLTGWQQLQFATPVPITAGTTYVASYHAPNGNYSVDGGYFTAAHRSYPLVAPADTAGAANGLYKYGASTAFPNNTFGSVNYWVGPIFTTTPPAPVQSSTASEVPGQ; this is translated from the coding sequence ATGAACAGACGGAGAAGGCTCCTCCGGTACGGTCTCTTCACCGTGGTCGCCGCTCTCATGGCCACGGTGCTGCCGCCCGCCGCGGTGGCGAGTGCGGTCGATCCGTGCGGCCCGGGGACGAACGCGATCGTGTGCGAGAACTCCAAGCCGGGCACTCCCATGTCCGACTGGTTCGCACCGAGCGCCTACGGCGACATCAAGGGTTTCCCGGCGCAGACCAGCGTCCAGGCCGGCGAGACCGTACAGTTCAAGATCCAATCGCCGACCCCGTACCGCGTCTCGGTGTACCGGCTGGGCCACTACGGGGGTGACGGGGCCCGTCTGATGTCGACCGCGGCCCAGGCCTCGCAGACGTACCCGGCGAACTTCGCGCAGGGCGGCAATCCCGCCGGCTGTACGACCAAGGCCTCCACGGGTCTGGTCGACTGCGGGAACTGGCCGGTCACCGCGACGTGGACCGTGCCGGCCAACGCCGTCTCCGGTCTGTACATCGTCAACTTCGACCAGGCGGACGGCAACGGGGTGATGCCCTACCCGTTCGTCGTCCGCAACGACTCCAGCCACTCCGACATCGTGGTGCAGACCAGCGACCAGACCTGGCAGGCATACAACAACTACGGCGGCCAGGACCTGTACGACGGCGCCGGACCCGCCCCGGACGGTCGGGCGTACGAGGTCAGCTACAACCGGCCGATGGACATCGGCGGGGAGAACGGGATCTACGGTTCCGAGTACCAGATGGTCGCGTGGCTGGAGCGCAACGGGTACGACGTCAGCTACGTCTCCGGCATCGACATGTCGAACCGCGGCGCGACGGAGCTGCGCAACCACAAGGTCTTCATGTCCTCGGGACACGACGAGTACTGGACCCAGGACCAGTTCACCAACGCGCTCAACGCGCGCCGGGCCGGGGTCAACCAGACCTACTTCGCCGGCAACGAGGTCTTCTGGAAGACCCGCCTCGCCCCGAGCATCGACGGTACGAACACCGCCGACCGGACGCTGGTCTGCTACAAGGAGACCAAGCTGTCCTTCCCCCAGCCGAACGGCGTCCCCGACCCGAGCGGGATCTGGACCGGCACCTTCATGGACCCGGCCAGCGGCACCAACGGACGGACCTTCCAGCCGCAGAACCAGCTGACCGGCTCGCTGTTCAGCGTGAACGGCTACCGCGCCGACGCGATCACCGTGCCCGGCTCCTTCGCCAAGATGCGGCTGTGGCGCAACACCACCGTCGCTTCCCTGACCCCCTCCCAGACCGCCACGTTCCCGGTCGGCACCCTCGGCTACGAATGGGACAGCGACGTGGAGGACGGCTACCGGCCGCCCGGACAGATCCGGATGTCCTCGACCACGGTCGACATCAACGACGGCAAGCTGCGCCTCGACTACGGCAACAACTACGGCAACGGCACCGCGACGCACAGCCTGCTCGCCTTCCGCGACCAGACCTCGGGCGCCCTGGTGTTCGGGGCGGGCACGGTGCAGTGGTCCTGGGGTCTGACGAACATGCCCACCGGCAATCCGGACGACGCGGTGGTCACCGCGGACAAGCGGATGCAGCAGGCCACGGTGAACGTGTTCGCCGACATGGGCGTGCAGCCCAAGTCCCTGCAGAGCGACCTGGCCGCGGCGACGGCCTCCACCGACACCGTCGGCCCGGCCGTCACCGTGACCAGCCCCGCGGCGAACGCCACCGTGCCGGCGCTCAGGCCCGTGACCATCACGGGCACGGCGTCCGACACCGGCGGCGGGGTGGTGGCCCGCGTGGAGGTCTCCACCGACGGCGGGACCACTTGGAAGGCGACCACGGGCCTCGGCTCCTGGAGCTACACCTGGACGCCCACCGCCCCGGGCGCGGCCCAGATCAAGGTGCGCGCGGTGGACGACAGCGTGAACATCGGCGCCACCACCACGGTGGCGGTGACCGTCGGGCCGCAGCAGTGCCCGTGCACCGTCTGGCCGGCCGCGACCGTCCCCGGCACCGTCAACGGCGGTGACGGCGGCGCCGTCGAACTCGGCGTGAAGATCCGCTCGTCGGTGCCCGGTTCCATCACCGGCGTCCGCTTCTACAAGTCCCCCGCGAACACCGGCACGCACACCGGCAGCCTGTGGAGCAGCTCAGGGCAGCGCCTGGCCACCGGCACCTTCACCAACGAGACGGCGTCCGGCTGGCAGCAGCTGAACTTCTCCTCCCCGGTGCCGATCAAGCCCAACACCACCTACATCGCCTCCTACTTCGCACCCCACGGCGGCTACTCCTACGACCCCACCTTCGCCTCTGCGGAAGCCGGACTGGCCCCGCTCACAGCGCTGAAGAACGGCACCGACGGCGGCAACGGCGTCTACCGCTACAGCGGCACGGGCGGCTTCCCGAACAACGCCTCGTCCGGCAGCAACTACTGGGTGGACGCGGTCCTGGACACCGCCACGGCGAGCACGACGCCCCCCACCGTCACCGCGACCTCGCCGCAGTCCGCGGCGACCGGGACGGCGATCACGGCGGCGGTGACGGCGACCTTCAGCGGGGCCGTCGACGCGGACACCCTGGTGTTCACCCTGAAGGACTCCGGGGGCAACTCCGTACCGGGCACCAAGGTCCTCGGCGCCTCGAACAGCGCCACCTTCACCCCGGCCGGCGAGCTCGCCCTCAGCACCACCTACACGGCGTCCGTGCAGGCCTCCGACCTGTGGGGCAATGCCATGGCCGCGCCGGTGACGTGGAACTTCACCACCAGCACGACGCCACCGACGGTCAACTGCCCCTGCACGCTGTGGAGCGGCACCACCACGCCGAGCACCGCCAACGTGAGCGACGACACCAACTCGGTGGAGCTCGGCACCCGCTTCCAGTCCGCGGTGAACGGCTACATCACCGGCGTCACCTTCTACAAGGGGCCCGGGAACACCGGCACGCACACCGGCAGCCTGTGGGCGGCCAACGGCACCCTGCTGGCCACCGGAACCTTCGGCAGTGAAACGCTGACCGGCTGGCAGCAGCTCCAGTTCGCCACCCCGGTTCCCATCACCGCGGGCACCACCTACGTGGCCTCCTACCACGCGCCGAACGGCAACTACTCCGTGGACGGCGGCTACTTCACCGCGGCGCACCGCTCCTATCCGCTGGTCGCCCCGGCCGACACCGCCGGCGCCGCCAACGGCCTGTACAAGTACGGCGCGTCCACCGCCTTCCCGAACAACACCTTCGGCTCGGTGAACTACTGGGTCGGCCCGATCTTCACCACGACCCCGCCCGCTCCCGTCCAGTCGTCCACCGCCTCGGAGGTGCCCGGCCAGTGA